The Musa acuminata AAA Group cultivar baxijiao chromosome BXJ1-8, Cavendish_Baxijiao_AAA, whole genome shotgun sequence genomic sequence AGACCAAAAAGTAATCTCTTATAATAAACCAGCTAAAATTTTTGGTGACACTTTTAATAAAACATATCACTGGTAAACCCACCTTGCCTTCAATATGTTCTCTGTCTTACTGCTAGCATTGGTTAAACCAGAAAGCACATCTTTGAACTTGAGGAAAGTAGTATCAGTCAACTCCACAATCACCAATAATCCCCACAAGAACATGCCCCATCCTTGAAATGATGAAACCGATTGATATCTCTAAGTATTATCTCCGTGGAAACAATCTTGCATATGAACTTGAATGCTGTGTGGCAATCTCTACACACTCGAAGATTTTTCTTCACTCTAATTGGAACTCCAGCTGGAGTACTGATCAATGCAAATGCAACAGCAAGCTTCTCACTGTGATGAGAAAGGAGAACTTCCTTCTCCCCTGGTTCCACATCATGGAGATCGGTCTCAACCATAGGAACATATCCAGCTTTCCTCATTAGGTCCCCAAGCTCTTCCAGCTTAGCATATATCTCAGCTGTCCTATCATGACTTCTATCCCCCACTATGAAAGTATAAATTTTGTCTTTCATTTCAACCCAACTCATTGCGGGCTCCTTCTTCACCCTGCTATCTTTCATCAACCTTCTGACTTTGGCAACATTGTCCCACATGCTTGCTGAAGCATACATGTTTGCAAGCAGCACATGTGTTCCAGACTTCTCAGGCTCAAGGGCAAAGAGCATCTCAGCTGCTTGTTTACCCAATTCTATATTTCCATGAACCCTAGAAGCCCCTAAGAGTGCTCCCCATACTGAAGCATTGGCTTCAAAAGGCATACGATGCACGAGTTCCATTGCTTCATTTAATCTACCAGCACGCCCAAGAAGGTCAATCATGCATGCATAATGCTCTTGTGTTCGTTGAACCCCATACATCTCTTCCATCAGATCAAAATATTGTTTTGCCTCATCAATAAGGCCCGCATGATTACAAGCACAAAGAACACTAGTCAAGGTAATGTGGTTTGGAGATAGACCCTCATCAAGCATCTTAGAGAATAAATCCAAGGCCTTCTTCCCATGCCCATGTTGGGCGAGTCCTCCAATCATAGCAGACCATGAGACAATCCCCCTCTCTGGTATCTCAGAGAAAGCTAAGGTGGCATCTTCAACACTACCACACTTTGCATACATGTTAACGAGTGCATTCCCAGCAAACACATCATACATAAACCCCATCTTTAGCACATGTATATGTATCTGTTTCCCTTGTTCATAGGCAGATAAACTAGCACAGGCATTAAGAAGGCTACTACAAACAAATGAATCTGGTTTCAGGTCCTGATTTAGCATCTCACAGAAGACTTTGATAGCTTCCTCCCCTTGCCCACTCTGGGAGTGAGCTGTAATCAAAGATGTGAAAGCCACCACATCACCAGATTGGCATTCCTCAAAGACTCTCCCTGCCTCCTCCAGGCAACTGCATTTCCCATATGCATCAACGAGACCATTTACTACATGAGGATCTGACAAAAACCCTGCTCTTGTTGCGAGTCCATGCACCTGCTTGGTTACAGTAATTGCCTGCAAGCTTGCTGTGGACTTAAGAACTGCCgacagagtggttcggttaaagtTCAGACCTTCTCTTCTCATCTTAGAGAAGCAGGCGAGGGCTTCATCATCACTCCCACTATGTGAACACCCCGAGATCAAAGCATTCCATGATATTAAGTCCTGTTCAGGGATCAAGTAAAAGGCCTTCATTGCATCATCTAAACAATTGCATTTTGCATACATATCAACAAGTCCAACACCGACAAATGAGTCAGGATCTGAACCAGCCTTGATCAAGTTACCATGTATCTGCATGCCTAAATCCAGCATCCCTGTTCCTGCACAAGCCTTAAGAACGCTAGACAGAGTGAACACATTTGGAACCATTCCTGATGCCTTCATCTCCACCAACAATGCCAATGCCCGGCTATCATGCCCATGAAGAACACAACCAGCAATAAAACAGTTCCATGAAACGATATCCGGTCGAGCAATTTTTCCAAAAACCATAGCTGCAGCTTTGGCGTTTCCCAACTTGGCGTACATATCCACAAGAGCATTGGTGGTAAAAGGGTCCGAGTGGTATCCAAGCCTGGTAAGGTAGCCATGAACTGCCCTCCCGCAGGATAAATCCTGCGAGCCAGTGCATGCATTTAGGATGCAGGAGAAGCCAAACTCATTCGGCCTCATTCCATCCATCACCATCTCCTGAAACAATGACACTGCCTCCTCGAACCTCTCATTCCTTACACAGCCTGCGAGCAATCCGTTCCACGAGACAGAATTGCGGTCAGTAATGCCGTCGAACAATCTCTTGGAATCTAAGAGGAGGCCGAAGTTGGCGTACATGACAACGAGGGTGTTCGCAACAAAGACGTCGGACTCGAACCCGGTGACTATGACGAAGGCGTGGACTAGTGTGCCAGCGATGAAGTCGGAGGAGACAGAGCAGGCCTTGAGGACGGACGGAAGTGTGAACTCGTTGCTCCGAACGCCCAAAGATCGCATCTTTCTGAAGGACAACAGCGCCTCGCGGCCGAGGCCGTTGTTGGAGTACGCGGAGATGAGGGCGGACCAGGAGATGTGGTCCGGGTCGGGGAATTCGTCGAAGAGCTTGCGGGCGGATTCGGGGGAGCGGCATCTGGAGTAGAGGGTGAGGAGGTGGTGGCGAAAAGGAGGGCCGAATGAAAGGCCGCACTTGGCGAGGTGGGCGTGGATCTGAGCGGCTCCGCCGACGGACTGGGTGGCGGAGATGAGGGTTGTGAGATTGGAGACAGAGGAGGCCGGGGATTCCGGTGGAGGGGAGAGGTGGGAAGAGAGATTGGCGGCGGAGGCGGGAGTGAGATGGTCTTCGAGGATGGATACGGCGGCGGTGTGGAAGGGCTTGAAGGGCAAAGAGGTGGGAAGGGGGAGGCGGCAAAGCTTCATCACAACCCCATGGAAGAGAAGAAGCGTAGGACGGGTAGGGAAGGAACATACATGCAGACGCAGTCCAACTCGAGTCAGGCCATAATTATTGGGCCCAATCCAAGCCGACTGTTACCGGCGATGGCAGCGGGTTGGTCTCACCCAGTTATATCGACTGGTTACTCTTTGCACAGCGACATCACGGATGGTATGCTTGCGAGATCTCGATGCATGAATGAATCCCTTGGCAAATTGGGGAGGACAATTCATTTTCAACTacatctaaaatattaatttgatcgtGTATGACTCATTCACCTtatgcaaaaaataataataataataataataatacttttttttttatgttaaccATTTTGATCTTGCTATATATATAGTTGTGTGCAATATGCTTATCTGACTGCACAAATTGGTATATATACTAACAACACTTGGAATGGAGATCAGCACTTGAGAGCATCAGCTTGGTTTTCTGCAATGGTGGTAAAACAAGCAGCATCAGAATTTAAAGGTCCAAAAAATCAGCCAGTCAATATCTCTGATCATTTTGATGGGTTCGAGAAATTTTATACTCCTCCCCGTACTAACGAATAATGTGTCTGAAAAAAATACACATTAAAATGTACAGATTAACTTGGAAGGAAGGATTTTAAAACAGGGCAGGAGAAAAAGAATGCTAAGGCTGACTTCCTCACTGAAATTTGTATAAGAAGAACCAACAACAACCACTTTGACTGCAGCTAGGCATTTGTCCCCCTCGATCTGCTTCCGCTTAACTGCAGCTAAGCATTGGTCCTCATCAATCTGCTTACGGAATAGAAAAAATATACTCACAGTGCTTGCAGATTTGGTTAGATCTTTACAATCTTGACATGCATCTTCCAGTTCTCTATGTATCTTTTTTGCATTTAATCATCTGGATCCATTTCTTCATCTTGCTCCATGGATCTATTTGTGTCACTTCGGTTTCCATTATCAGGGTCCGACTGTCCATCTGTTTCATTGTCATCTTCCAGCAACTCGCCCTCCTCAACATCCTCATCTTTGGCACCAGTGGCCTTCTGGGAAGCCATTGCTAGGCCATGAACCATCCACTCAGGACATTCTTCCTCATTCCCATATAACAATTTGCCGCTGCGGCTCATCACATGACCAGGAGTGTCTGAAGATTTTGAAGTGCGGCACGAACATTCTGGAAAAGGATGGGAAAGGAAAGAAGCAGGTTTCGATGATTCAGCCTCTGCTTTGAATCCGTCCACACCCAAGCTCTTGTTAAGATGATCCCGCACCAGTACTGTCCAATTATGTGTTGGATGATATAGGTTATCATGTATAGAGATGAGCAGCCCGACAAGTGTTTTTCTGGTGGAAGAAAAACTCAGCAGTCACATTGTGGTCAGGGAACAAATGCAGTTGTATCAATTTATAAACATAAAATCTTCTAAAATGAATAGCCCGCACCCATTTTGCCTGTTGCCTGTGACAGACTGAATTTCTAAAAAGTGTCATAAACCAATTGGTTGAACTTACTCATTCAAGAGGTTGTTATAGCATATAAACAAGCTCTTCCAGCACATATAAGCAAAGGAATTATCACAATCCACATTTTTTGGGCCTTTACAAAAATTATTCAACTCaagcataaaaaataataatcgatGTAGGAAATTCTGCAAGGTAAGCAAAATTTAATTACTTCAGAAGCCCATTACTTTAAATAAACAAAAAACAAACTGCTCCAAGTCTAGGAAGTATAAATATTTCATCAAACACGGAGCTAgagtaattaattaaaatttgtgGTATCACGAAAAAAGCATATGATCAAGGAAGAGTTCTACCCCAAAAACATGCCAGTTTCTTTTATAAAAATCCTGATAATTCTTTGCTGTATCCCACCTGCCCTCTCCTGAAATTTGTACAGCAGTGTTCAATAACTCAGAGGACTTTCAGATTGTTACCCTCACAGCATAAACTCTAAATATTACTATAATTGCGGCTCAAAAAACTGATGCGATTGGCTCATACCAACTGGTATTTATCGATCCAATTGTGATGGTATATAAGAAATTATGCCCAGGTATATAAGCAACTGTGACTGGTGTACAGTTCAATATCCAGATCTAAGTCGAAGTTTTTTGCTTAGTTTCGATGCCTGAAACGAATGACATGACTTATTCTTCCATTATCTCTGGTCTCCAGAATGTCCAAATGATTTCAACGACATTGACAGTAGTAATGATGGTGGATATGAATCTTACGTTCTTGTGACATAGAGAGGTCAACAGTGGACAAAGAAGCACGCATCTAGTCATACCACCTAAGGTAAAGCTCATGTTGTCaaatttatcataattattttttagagGAAAGAAAGTCAAGGGAAAATGCTTTAACAAGGTTTGGATCAATCCAAAACAAGAACCGGCCAGTCCGGCCAGTAGCAACCCATACCAACACTACCAGCCTATACTGAGTGCCGGTATGGTACTCCTTGACTACAAATATGTTGAGCTTCTTTTATGGTGTAGAAGCTAGGTAAAAACTTTTCAATCATTTGTCCAAATAATCACCGATTTAAATTTTGATAGGAAAACAACTTGCATAGCCCCAATCTTGGTGAAATAGCCTCAAAGAAATTAAAGTGATTGAATTGGCTTATTTACTTCGCAGCCAATCAGGGTGTCGGCTCGTTTGATAATATGCACCACTCAATATATTTGACCTATATTAGGACTTTGGACTATCAGAGACTAGAGGGACTGGGAGATAATTATTCACCAGAGGAAAGGCCAGAACATGTGTGCTGCAGCAATTAAAGATGttgatataaatttaaataaatttaaatttacaaAACAAGAACGGAACCGATCTTTCACCATCATTAAAAACTGTAAATCTATATCCTtagttaagagtatttaaatctttatttataattttttgtaaaATCTTATCAACTCTCTATCTATCTCTTCTTATTATAGCATAGGTGTGCTTACTACATGTTCATATTATTTTAAGCAATTCTCTCTCCTAAATTATTtatgaatgaaaatattttttttaatctttcctaCTAATTTCATATATCTACATCAACATTTTCATACTACTAATATGAACTTCTTGTATATGTTGCTTCTTAAATGCTCGACAATTAGATCCATAAAGTATTGTTGCTCTCATAAATAACTCATAAAATTTTGCTTCTGGTCTAAATGATACTTGACAATCACACAAACCTCGTAACTATATCCTCATATCATTTCCTAATATTACTAAAATTGGATCTCATGTATTCAGCCCCTAACTTAGTTGCCCTTAAATCAAAGTTTTGGTCAAACAAAGGGGCATTACTAGAGAAGGACAGCCCAATGGGTGGAATCAGTTTCAAATTAGCTTGATTTTATTTTCCCTAAGAGAATATTTGATTGCATACGATAACTAATAAGGATCTTTTTCTTCAAGTCGGTCTGCAGGTTCTCTTCTACCTAATGAAAATTCTGCTGTAATAAAAAGTACAAGAGAATCCCAGCATCACTTAAAAGTGTAATTGCTGCaaagatttatttttctttggAACCACATATTAAATTTATCGAAGATAGTCAGCAGGATATTGCCAGGATCTGATGAAAGAAAGAAGATAAAAACAATGCATCACTGAGAACAGATGAACACAAAGATGCAGCTTGCAACAGAATAATTGTTTTTCATTTCTCAAGATGTAACAAACTAATATGAGGGCTTTTACCTGTTGGGGCGATAGGTTACTCCAGAGGCTGTTTGGTAAGAGCGGTGACCCATGACCAAGCTTGAAAAATCAGGCCACGCACTACCATCATTGTTAAAACCAGGAAAAAAAGCATCAGCTTCAACAGAAACATAATAGTCAAGAGCATCCCAGAGTAGCCTGTGTGCTTGTTTCCTAAGATCCACAGATGAAGGGTCAGGCTCTGTATCAGTCTCAGCAATCCAACCATACCAACCTTCCTTCTCATGCTGATAAAAGGGCCTTGCAGGAGGTGGTGGAAGGGGTCGTGGTCGAGGCCCAGCTTTTTTCCACTCCTCAATAAGTTGTTTTTCACTCTTCACAGGAGGAGGCTGAGGGAGATTTAAAGGAAGAGGATATTCAGGACCAATCAAGTTTGAAAGCTCTTTCTTAGTGCACAAGGAAGTACGATCTACTAAGTTTGTATACATGGCTCGCAAAGGAACTAGGATCCTCTGTCCTCCAAATGTCTCAGAACCAGCCAAGTAAATTATGGTATTTGGTGGATATCCCATTGCCCGAAGGAGAAGTCCAACCTGCAAAGATTCAACCAATTTTGGTGCAGATATTTGAATATGTTAAAACTAACTCATAACAACAAGAAAGCACACGGAATATTGAAGACTAGAACAATAAGTAGACATGGTTATAAGTAGTTTATGTTCAATATTTGAGGCTTTGAGCAACTTGATTGGACCCACTAATAACATGAGGACTTTGTAAAAATGCTCCTATTCGACCCAAACAGAAGTAACAAATTAACTTTATTGACCTAAAACCAATCCAAACTAATGATAGCGAGCCCATCAAACTTTATAAATCAACTTAATTTTCCTCCCACTTCTAAAGTTGGAATCACAAAATTTTCCTACTGAAgacttgatgtcatcatcaaagtccaagGTCCAACACATAATccaaaaatcatatcaaattggTTGCATGCGAATGCCTCTAGCTTTCTACTTGGAACTCcccaccatgtctaatagtggatccactttgataccaattgtcgcAGTCCGACACAATGGAAAAAAATTAGCTCATTAACCTGATATGTCTGAGAGACTGAGACCAACTTACCAAAATGCATACACCCAAGTTAATAGTAGTAGGCTCATCTAACCTTATAAATCAATTCAATCTTCCTCCCACTTCCAATGTATGATAAACTAAAGTGTTATGAAGAAGGTTACAACTTCTTATAACAAACACTAGTGgcatttacaagttcaaagttaatCTAAAACCAATACCTTAGAAGGAACATGATCCTATTACCATCATAGCAATTTTGTTGTTCGGTAAGTGCTCTACAATTACTACTACATTATACAGACACTGTTCTCTgataagtaaaaaaagaaaaacccaAAATGACTCCATCTAGATAAGATGGATGTAATGCCAACTGAGGATAAGGTGAAGGAAACATTTATGACAAGTCGGGCAGGGTAAGTAAAGACTACTTAGTGTGCTACGAAGCTGTTAGTTGATTCAAACTCAGGCATCACAACACAAGAACACATAAAAACACAATGATGAAAATGGCAAAGTATTCAATGAAAGGAAGGACTCTTGCTTGCAGTGATTATACTTTCTAAGACAACCTTATAGACATCTCATATCTACTTTATGTCAATTTCCTGGGGATATTCTTGAAGAATGTTCTTTAAGCAATGGCTGGGAAGCTTGAACTTCACCACAACTAAGATAAGAGATAGACAACCAAATATGTGAACGACAAGACAACAAAAACTGTTGAAGAATGATTGCAAGTGCAAGAACTAAAGGCTTCTCGCTCCAACGACTGCCTTTCAGCTTTTTGTAATAAACATAGAGAATGATAGGATAAAAATACCTAACCACAAAACATTTAGAAGATTGGGAAGAAATATATTTCTAGCCTCCAGAAGAAACACCATTTCTTGGTATCATCTaaacaatataatataattatgtgAATGAATGAACTAAGTCACCTCTTCAGGGATGAGAGGGCATGAACCATTCGTTTTTCGAGCAAATGAATCAACAACAAGATCTTCGTCAACTGTTCCCTGCTTTATCAGCTGCTTCCTTGTGTATTGCATAAGCTCCGTATGAACATCCTAGCCAGTGTTAAGAAGCACTCTGGTCAAGCAAAGCATGAGGTAATATAAAACGTACGAGAAACCAGCAAGTCTAAAAGCAGAGTAATGAGTTAAATGATGCATGAGATACAAAGGCACAAAACCACATATTACCAATAGCACTGAAAAGGTACTGACAATTCTGACCAACCTGGAAAAGTTCAGCACAACCATGAAATGCTAGGGTGTCCCTCACAAAGCCAGGGTGATACGACAGATATGGACCACCAGTTCCTCGTAACCTGCAATGACATTCAATTTGATATTAAACATAGTATTCAAACTTAAATTGGTCAGTGAGGAATAAATCTGATCCAAAGT encodes the following:
- the LOC135587157 gene encoding pentatricopeptide repeat-containing protein At4g14850-like, which produces MKLCRLPLPTSLPFKPFHTAAVSILEDHLTPASAANLSSHLSPPPESPASSVSNLTTLISATQSVGGAAQIHAHLAKCGLSFGPPFRHHLLTLYSRCRSPESARKLFDEFPDPDHISWSALISAYSNNGLGREALLSFRKMRSLGVRSNEFTLPSVLKACSVSSDFIAGTLVHAFVIVTGFESDVFVANTLVVMYANFGLLLDSKRLFDGITDRNSVSWNGLLAGCVRNERFEEAVSLFQEMVMDGMRPNEFGFSCILNACTGSQDLSCGRAVHGYLTRLGYHSDPFTTNALVDMYAKLGNAKAAAMVFGKIARPDIVSWNCFIAGCVLHGHDSRALALLVEMKASGMVPNVFTLSSVLKACAGTGMLDLGMQIHGNLIKAGSDPDSFVGVGLVDMYAKCNCLDDAMKAFYLIPEQDLISWNALISGCSHSGSDDEALACFSKMRREGLNFNRTTLSAVLKSTASLQAITVTKQVHGLATRAGFLSDPHVVNGLVDAYGKCSCLEEAGRVFEECQSGDVVAFTSLITAHSQSGQGEEAIKVFCEMLNQDLKPDSFVCSSLLNACASLSAYEQGKQIHIHVLKMGFMYDVFAGNALVNMYAKCGSVEDATLAFSEIPERGIVSWSAMIGGLAQHGHGKKALDLFSKMLDEGLSPNHITLTSVLCACNHAGLIDEAKQYFDLMEEMYGVQRTQEHYACMIDLLGRAGRLNEAMELVHRMPFEANASVWGALLGASRVHGNIELGKQAAEMLFALEPEKSGTHVLLANMYASASMWDNVAKVRRLMKDSRVKKEPAMSWVEMKDKIYTFIVGDRSHDRTAEIYAKLEELGDLMRKAGYVPMVETDLHDVEPGEKEVLLSHHSEKLAVAFALISTPAGVPIRVKKNLRVCRDCHTAFKFICKIVSTEIILRDINRFHHFKDGACSCGDYW
- the LOC135587159 gene encoding protein EMBRYO SAC DEVELOPMENT ARREST 30-like → MCHKSKIKLAALVGITLSVLSLFVHLFVANYSVGDFIQYKLREDYLYPVGHKLRHRRLWGPVSSLEVLQPYAKPRSFYPVPGQQNGFIYAKISGGFEKIRSSICDLVAIARLLNATLVIPEIQQSVRSKGISPKFRSFSYLYDEEQFIASLSDDVIVVKSLPKDLKEARKKTKFPTVSPKASTSPSFYTREVLPKLKQSKVIRILVSDGGCLQPILPSNMDEYQRLRCRVAFHALQFRSDIRALGNQMVERLRGTGGPYLSYHPGFVRDTLAFHGCAELFQDVHTELMQYTRKQLIKQGTVDEDLVVDSFARKTNGSCPLIPEEVGLLLRAMGYPPNTIIYLAGSETFGGQRILVPLRAMYTNLVDRTSLCTKKELSNLIGPEYPLPLNLPQPPPVKSEKQLIEEWKKAGPRPRPLPPPPARPFYQHEKEGWYGWIAETDTEPDPSSVDLRKQAHRLLWDALDYYVSVEADAFFPGFNNDGSAWPDFSSLVMGHRSYQTASGVTYRPNRKTLVGLLISIHDNLYHPTHNWTVLVRDHLNKSLGVDGFKAEAESSKPASFLSHPFPECSCRTSKSSDTPGHVMSRSGKLLYGNEEECPEWMVHGLAMASQKATGAKDEDVEEGELLEDDNETDGQSDPDNGNRSDTNRSMEQDEEMDPDD